The Amphiprion ocellaris isolate individual 3 ecotype Okinawa chromosome 6, ASM2253959v1, whole genome shotgun sequence genome contains a region encoding:
- the LOC118470511 gene encoding uncharacterized protein LOC118470511: MEKTDMEQGGVSAEPAPQDKMSVLKKQADDVIDIMKNNLENKLKGQLMADNLLTKSEEVEKAAQSLDRTTKKVENSYRWKNISLNIFIMVIIIIMLIIVLLATGVIPISAPLPPIVTPTTKP, translated from the exons ATGGAAAAGACAGACATG GAGCAGGGAGGAGTCTCAGCAGAACCAGCACCACAGGACAAGATGTCAGTCTTGAAGAAACAGGCAGATGATGTCATCGACATAATGAAGAACAATTTGGAAAACAAACTTAAAGGACAACTAATGGCAGATAACCTATTGACAAAATCAGAGGAGGTGGAAAAAGCG GCTCAAAGTCTTGATAGGACAACTAAGAAAGTGGAAAACTCCTACAGGTGGAAGAACATCAGCTTGAACATATTCATCATggtgatcatcatcatcatgctcATCATCGTCCTGCTGGCCACCGGAGTCATCCCTATCAGTGCCCCCTTGCCTCCTATAGTCACTCCCACCACCAAGCCTTAA
- the vamp8 gene encoding vesicle-associated membrane protein 8 isoform X2, which translates to MAQEQGGVQTAPEPKDKVQALKDQVDGVKDIMTQNVDRILARGERLDDLMGKSEDLQAGAQHFKQTSQKVARSYWWKNVKLVVIIVVIVLIIVLIIVLLATGVIPVSAPVPPIVTPTTKP; encoded by the exons atGGCACAG GAGCAGGGAGGAGTGCAGACAGCACCGGAGCCCAAGGACAAAGTGCAGGCGTTGAAGGACCAGGTAGATGGAGTGAAAGACATCATGACACAGAATGTGGACCGGATCCTGGCCCGAGGAGAGAGGCTGGACGACCTCATGGGCAAGTCAGAGGATCTGCAAGCAGGG GCTCAGCACTTCAAGCAGACGTCTCAGAAAGTGGCTCGCTCCTACTGGTGGAAGAACGTCAAGCTGGTTGTGATCATCGTGGTGATCGTCCTCATCATCGTGCTCATCATCGTCCTGCTGGCCACCGGAGTCATCCCCGTCAGTGCCCCCGTGCCTCCTATAGTCACTCCCACCACCAAGCcttaa
- the vamp8 gene encoding vesicle-associated membrane protein 8 isoform X1: MDTDPEQGGVQTAPEPKDKVQALKDQVDGVKDIMTQNVDRILARGERLDDLMGKSEDLQAGAQHFKQTSQKVARSYWWKNVKLVVIIVVIVLIIVLIIVLLATGVIPVSAPVPPIVTPTTKP; this comes from the exons ATGGACACTGATCCG GAGCAGGGAGGAGTGCAGACAGCACCGGAGCCCAAGGACAAAGTGCAGGCGTTGAAGGACCAGGTAGATGGAGTGAAAGACATCATGACACAGAATGTGGACCGGATCCTGGCCCGAGGAGAGAGGCTGGACGACCTCATGGGCAAGTCAGAGGATCTGCAAGCAGGG GCTCAGCACTTCAAGCAGACGTCTCAGAAAGTGGCTCGCTCCTACTGGTGGAAGAACGTCAAGCTGGTTGTGATCATCGTGGTGATCGTCCTCATCATCGTGCTCATCATCGTCCTGCTGGCCACCGGAGTCATCCCCGTCAGTGCCCCCGTGCCTCCTATAGTCACTCCCACCACCAAGCcttaa